TGGAGTGccggtgtgtatgtgtatgttcgGTTGGCATTTCCTAACCGCGTGTGCTTTTAAAACTTTCTTTCAACCCCTTTGAACTAGTTTTTGAATACTAGGTGCCATCAAATATACTCGGTGATAAaacgattattttgattaatTGATCACTTTACAGTGCTGtgcgtaagtattcacccccttgaacctGCCCACATTTTGTAGCAGGATCTGTAATGGACCTAGAAGgtgcaaattattattatttttttgctcaaTTAAACAGagaaagcaaacatttgttagTTGGATAAATATTCACCCCTGTCTTTATCAGCTTTGCGGATCTGCCCATTCTTCTTGGCAAAAATtgcttttgatttaaaaaaaataaagaagccTCTCAAcacaatgctaccaccaccatgcttctctGTGGGGGgtggtgttctcagggtgatgagcagtgttTCGTTTTTGACAATTTTATACTAAAATCACGTGGCACTTTATTCGCACAAAGGCGGACTCCATTcgactaattatgtgacttctgatggcaACTGATCGTACCGGAACTACAAACCAaaatccaaaaaagttgggacactgtgtaaaatgtcaataaaaaaaatcctcataagcccgtatgttattcacaatagaacgtagaaaacatatcaaatgtttaaattttaagaaaaaaaaatcaatactgAAAGATATATAccggttttagagcaacatatgcttccatccagattccagagcccttatccagagcggctTACGTTTctctaatttatacaactgaacatttgagggttaaggaccttgctcaagggtccagcagtggcagcgctaggatttgaactcacgaacTTCCAATCTACTACTGCGCTACATCTGACCCAAGATTCTATCTCATCTTTACTTTActcaatcatgttactgacctcttgccaattaacctaattagttgcaaaatctTCCTCCAacggcttctttttttttttttttaccaacacttacttttccagccgtTTGTttccctgtcccaacttttttgagacgtgttgcgacCATCACTtccaaaattaccttatttctCCCTTAAAACTTTACGTTTCCTCAGTTTATACATTTTGATATGATTTCCATGTTCTATTGTGAGTAACCTGGGTTTACGGGATTAGCAAAATCATTGcgttctggttttttttttctacattttacacagcgtcccaacttttttggaattggggtcgTAATTTAAGGGTGAATAATTTTTGCAGTCATGACTTGTATGGTTTTTATTTAACTATATTAACTTTCCCCTCCAAGTCAGTAGTATTAAACTTTTGTTCCAGAGGGCTCGAGACAGGTGAATACTCACGCAAGGCACTGTATTTTGCTTCGTGTATTTACAAAGCGTAGTTTGTACACAATCATATAAAGGCAGAAAGGATTCAAAGGGACTCCTGAATAATAATTTCCTATCAATCACCTGGAATACAGACCGAGCAGAGTACTATAACCCAATGTACAAAGTCTCTACCCAATTTTATAATAATGCTCTGTACACACTGGTTCTTGTCCTTATGATTTGTCATTTCGAGCATGATGCTATCATAAGAAGTAAACAAGAATATTATAACAAGCAGAGTATGTAGCGTAGCCCAAAGCATTCGATCTCAACACACGCGATTCTCTGTGTATTAGATCTTTGTTTTTAGTTTGAGTACTCTGTTAGATTGAAAAGCAGTATGAGTAAACGTACAGTAGTGTAGCGTGAGATTAAAACGgcgctttttgttttgttgtatttcACTACTTTGGGTTTGCTGTTTCTTTCTCTAGTgagatgcttaaaaaaaaaaaaaaaacacaacaacaacaacccaaaaaccAATCTAATATTCAATACCATATCATTGCAGTGCACTTTAGTCCAGCAATTTAcccaagctttttttttttccccttcttattttcttttactCTTTTGGAGTTAGTTGAGAACGTTGGTGGAATACTGAAGGTTAGATCGATTTTTCTGAAGTGCCCAAGCACTTTGAGACCGATTACTTTGTTGAGGTGTTGCGCAAGACTGTGAAAACTAAAACGAAGAAAGCAAATGAATTTGAGACAATTTAAACTTCTCTACACATGGAAATATTTCTGCGCACCACCGAAAGAGCGACAGAGGTTTTAAACTGAACCTTTTATTTTTGCCAACTGCTgattgttttaataataattaaaaaaaagatgtataCTTAATAAAACTTTTCCCATAAAATGGTTggtcatatatgtatatatataatactataatagATTTGCTTTGTGGTCGGTGAAGCTTTTGGTGAAGTATCCACCATCATATCCATTTGCATTACATGTTAATGTTTGTAATTATGCTGTTTTATGATTCATATGCTGGATATGAATCTGGTTTGCTAATTATAGTAATCTGCAGAATTACTCGCACCATTGGTAATGATTGGTATAAAGAATATGGGAATGTCTTGGTGACTATTTAGTTTAATCTCACCCTGATAAACCCCCCATTACTGAACTGAAAAGCCTATTTATAATACTTTATTGGCACACCTACAGTAGACCTTCTTATTAACAGAGTGTAACTGAAGCATGCTTCCATTTCtattctacattttttttttacatttcacttGCCAGTGTAGGAAATCTTAAGCAGTCATccatgactttctgtttcacttGGGTAGAAATATGAGGCGACAGAGGCCAAGTTCCCCTCATTCATCAACTGGAGAAGATTCAAGAATACACAAATTAAATGAGGCAGAGGTGTGTTGACCTTTTAGGAACTGACTATGGGCCTGAAAATCTGCTTACAGGGCAAGAATTACATCCCAGAGTGGTCCCAACTTGGTATTTTATGTCAATGCAGAGAGAGGAAGATGATTAGAAAGGCAATGGTTTCCCCAGAGATCTCGGTTTAGCGACTCTGGGTCACCAAATCTAGAAAGCTATTATTAGACACCACTTACTGTACATACTATCAAACTATTTAGAAGGGGTGCCAGAAGAAACACTTTCCCATCCAAACATAAATATATGAGCGTGAAGTTTGCTAAAAACTACTGGGTTctatagtccatccatccatcttctataccgcttatccttccttcagggtcatggggaaacctggagcctatcccagggagcattgggcacaagccggggtacaccctggacagggtgccaatccatcgcagggcacactcacatacacactcacacacctattgatacactacggacattttggacatgccaatcggcctaccatgcatgtctttggactgggggaggaaaccggagtacccggaggaaacccccacagcatggggagaacatgcaaactccgcacacacagggccacggtgggaatcgaacccccgaccctggaggtgtgaggcttaccactaagccaccgtgcgccctggGTTCTATAGTCAGATGAGAAAATATATAGTTCTCAAACTGGGATTAGAAAAGATCTAATCTAAGAAAATCTAATCCCCAGTGATAAATCTGGTTTGATGGTATAGAGCAGTTTTTCCTTAAAACCCTGTGAACCTTGTTAGgttacatggcatcatggactccatgaAGTTCCAGGAGATTTGAATTAAAAATcaggttgcctctgccaggaagtTATGACTGGGTCATGGTTAAACCTTCCAGCAAAACAACAGTCCAAATTCACACCAAAATGGTTCGTTGACCACAGAATCAAGCTTTGGACATGGCCATCCTAGTCAAACTGACCTAAACCGGATCTAAGCCTGGGTCCACAAGAAAGGACCTCGGACCCCGAAGGATTCAAAGTggttttgttaaaaaggatatcTTTTCAAGGAGGGTCTTCAATTTTCTTTTAACAGATTGACCTCAATTAAAGTTAAAATTTCTCTCAGATTGATTTCCAGCATGAGAATAAAGTAAATAACCACAAAGACAGTTTTCACCAATCATTACAAGATTTCCAATAATTCCGGCACTGGCTCCAAGTATGCCAAGTTTTATAATGGTGCAAAAGTTGACCAGTGTACCTattctagaattttttttttttttaaatcaatgaaatgtttcattcaatgaaacaaacacactttttttttctaactccTGGAATCCATTCTATAAAATTCACCAGGGTGCTGGGatatatgtttttattgagAAGATGGTTGTGAACAGACCATCAGTTTACAGTCAGTgttgcactaaaaaaaaaaaaaaaagagagaagaaaaaaaaaaaaaaagaagaagagagcctTTGAAAATCTGATGTACTGGATTGCAATTCTGAAACCCTATAAACAAAAAGGATCACAAAAGTTCCATAATCTTAAAAATGCTTTACAATGAAAAGGATCTGCTTAAGAAAACGTGTGTTTCGGACCGTCAAGGTGTTTTTTCCTCCGGAAAGTAATGAAGCATTCCCTCGCGCTTGTTACCTTGCAGAGTACAATAGCAAACTTGTCACCTCATGTGGTCAACCTGTAAAAGGTCCCTGCTACGTTGTTCATCCTCTATCCCATTCTCATATCGCAAAGGAGTTGAAGAAGTAGGTTCGAGACCTTAAGTAAAAGCACTCTTATCTTTTCCCTCTTGctaattttgtcatttttaaatctgCACAGTCAAATGGGTGTGAGCCGACGTACCGCTTGGGTGACGGTGATTCAATTCTCGCACTTAACGGCCGTGTTAGAGCGTAGCAGTGCAAGCGCTGTCGACGAAGAGTAACTCATTTCATAATTTTACCCCAACAACACAATTGTTGTTTTGATCTTGTCACGAATCGCTGAACATTCCCTACCTTCTGGTAATCCAGGGCAGGATGGTGAGCTTTTTATTCTACCAGGCCTTGATGGAGTTGGTCTGCGGGCAATTAACAATTTCCAAATTCAGTGAAGAGCGTCATTGACGAGCACTTGCCAGGGCCTTGCTCTAAGTGCCACATAATGCCAGGACATATCTGAAAATGTGTTCCCTTGTGTGACAGTTTCATCACCAACCACCAGCAAATCCACAAAGGTGCTAGACCAATGCAAACTGGCTATACAAAAATATGCTAGGGTGCCTAGTCAGGGTCTGTTCAAGGTATTTTCTGATTTGCACCATTCTGGACCTACGGAGCCTAGGTGTCGTCTTAAAACAACTACTGTTCTCTCTGCCTCACCCATGGTTCACAAATTGGGGTCTTGGGACCTCAAAGAATAGACACCATTGGTTATGACCAGTAGACCCGAAAGATGCTTCCAAGTGCTGTGGAATACGGGCGATATCTTGACTTTCACAGACCAGTGGTGTGACATACCCTTCCTTTTGGCTTAGCCCTTGTGACCAGGGCGTGCACAAATTGTGCAAGCTGTCCTACTGCCCCTGCAAGAGGTTCTAGGACTGAGTCACAAGATCACGTCACGTCACCCCTTTGCAAATGAGGCTTAACCTGCATGCTGTGTGTGCCTTCTTGACAGAAGACAGAGCCACTTCAGTTATGGATGCAGCCATGAAATTGAGAGTTGCTGATGGTCTGGTATGCGTGCTGGGACGCGTGAATCCAGTAGTGAAAACTGGGACTGTTGCACCTCAAACTGTTTCAGCATTGGTGGAATAGTCAGCAGCTGGCAGCTAGATCACAAAGGGAAGTCTCAGTAGTACTGacatagatgtgtgtgtgtttgtccagTGCACATTTTCCATCCCCCAAAAGGAAGAGTGCAACCACACATGCACGCTCAACAAGACTAGGCAAGACCAGgtgcaaaaaaaagtttctccGTCAGCACATCACCATGTGACAACTTTGATATTCAATAGTTGTGGAAACTATTACGTTAGCAATCCGGAATGTAAGGAAGTAGAACCTAaagttaaatattaaacaacCAAAGTTACCCACGTGGGGTCTCGAGGTATTGGTATTGCTATTGGTACGAATCAAGGAAACAAGCGCCTGGGAAACCTCCACTAGTTCCAATGGAAGCCACCCTGGCGATCCTCCACAGTCGTAGAACATATGTCAAAATTCCTATGTCATATTTCTAAGGAAATATAAGTTGTAGAACCTGCAGTGTTATTGAGAAATGCTGAGTAAGTGCTTTCTTAGCAGAGCATCAAATGAACGGAAACAGCTTGCAGTTTtccgaaagaaaaaaaaaatgacattaaaaataCCTTTTCCCTTTTAAAAGCTTCCGAGATATTTCAGGCTCGATATTGATTATTTGAACAACGAACAATTTTACTCAAGGTTGCTTTCAGCCATGTCTTATAAAGCGTGAATGAAAATCGAAAACTTGACCGCTATAATGAGTTGCAAGATAATACAGCACCTGcctatacatgtatacatactTTCGTTCCATAAACAGCCGATGTATACGTAGATTGTTGAAAAGACCATATAGTAGCATATGAAACCAGAAAGAGCAGTTTAGGACATGAATCTTCACAAACGTTAGAATTTATTCAAGAGTTCACACCCccatatagtttatatatatactgtacatatatccAGCAGATAATAGACTTTAAATCCTGACTCTGAAAAGGGTTGCTTGTGTAAAATATCCATTGGGGAAAAGTCCCACACTGGCCAAGTCTGAAAATCTTGAATACTCTTGAATATATACCTCAAACTTATATGAATATAGGTGTGGTTTTGTGCtataaggaagaaaaaaaacaaaacagaagacGTCAAATTGAAGGTTGCCTTGAAGCACAATCCAAAGAAGAATACAATGCAAGGGACACAAAATCTGTTTCTTCGGTATGAACagagaccccccccccacctgtATTACTGAATAAGCGCATGATATATACCCAGTGTGTGTTGCGAAAGTGTGTTTTCTCATCTGCGAAAGAATGCTAGCAACCTTAAACCCAACGAGTACAAACTGAAAGTGTTTTCAGATGCACAAAATATGGACTTTTCacagaatttaaaataattaaaagaaaaaaagattttaatttCTGTAACAGGACACTTTTTAGCATCTACCATCGAGTTAATGTAAGTGTTATATTACAAATGAAATAACGAATGGAAAATATGTCGTGGGTGTACACTGTGACACACTACACGGGATAATCGAGACTGTACGTTATACTGCGAACATGATGGGAGTGTTGTCAAGCCTCTGggaaagtgggaaaaaaaattatttttttttaaaaatggagcAACGCTGGATTCGAGAGGGGTTTTAAGGACACAAATCGAGTGAAGTCGTTGAGCAAAAAGACTCGTCAATAGAAAAATCTCTACCAATAGTGCAATTTAATCAAAGACTAAACTTAATCTACGACTGGACCAAAGAACTTGAAGTTATAACCAATGAAGCCCGCTTCATATTGCACCTCTTAGGGGTGACCATCTGATGGAAaggggtgggggaaaaaaaacgcaTTCAAACCTGCACGCCCATTTTGTCGTGCATCCCAACCATAATCTTTTCAAAACAGATACCCACGGAGAAATCCACACCGTCGAGTGTAGAaatgatttgcaaatatttATCCTCGACTAATTACAGATGGATAAAGTGCCAGTTAGAACTGATCGAGGCCAGGCTCGGGAGACGAATCAATATAAAGATCGCCGCTCTAATATGAACGAATAGTCATAGCAAACGGCGAGTACAAACTACTAGAGATATCTAGAAACCTCAAAATGTTCTGGCGAGCCCGATTAGGTCCGCAGCATTGAAAGGATCTCAGAACCAGAATTATAAATCGTTTGAAGAGCATACTGTAAAAGCACAACCATACTGGTTTGAAATCTGCCTTGAAAATTtgaaacaaaattaaattatgCTACATTATCAAAgtaattgagagagagagagagagagagagagagagagagagagagagagagagagaacacaataCAAAAACATTGCTTGATCGTAGGCAGAACATCAGCCCTTTTCCTTATTTCTCTCTGTAATACAGCAGATAAGCCTTGAGTGACTCGGGCAGAGGCAAGCTCAGGACCTTGTCTCTTAGCAAGTTGACCTGAGGCTGCTCAGGTTTATCTTTCTCCACCTCTTTGTCCTGCTCTTCCTCTTTGCTGTCCTCCTCGTCGATCCTCTCATCCTCTTCACTCTCGATGGGTTGTGGGATCAGCTGGTTGCCTACAAACACGTAGGTGTTGACGCGGTGGCGACGGCCACGACGGCAGCGCCTGCGCTTGCGCTTTTGCGGGACGCGTGGCCCTGTCCCCTTGGACGCGGTTTCGTCGTTGGTGAGGTTGCGCAGCGTGCGCCGGATGTAGATGCGCGCCAGGTCCTGCAGACTCCGCACCGACAGCGGAGCTGAGCGGCACATGCAAGGATGCATAACTGTTAACAACCAACAGCGGTGGACAGCATGCATGCATTCATAACGCACTTACAACACTTTATGAAGCTGTGTGACACACATCAGCACTGTACTCTCTCACGATGCTGGCAAACACAGTCTACTACTTTATTCACGAGTTCTTATAGTTTAGTAGCAATTTGGACAGCTTACTTGTATTTAATTGGGTTTCAttcaaacctcaataactcaaactAAAATAACAAAGCCATAATAATACATGAACAGgtgaaaatttattttacagttaaaagaGTTTGACAACGCTGGACATGTACAGTTACAGATTGACAATAGACTCCTTTTCAGTTTTCATCCAGTGTGTTTGGGGTTAAAATTTTCAGGATTATTATTGCTTTGTAATATATAACGGTGTTTCACGCGAATTCTTATCATCACAtgatattatgattattattataagtataATAACACGTGATATTTTGAGGCAGAGTTGTACTCTCTTGTATGAATATATGAACATACGATTCCCTAAATGCAATGAACTGCCCATTATATTTGGAGGAAAATATTTACCTTTGTGCAGGCTGTAGGGTTTTACCCCATGGGAGGCAACAAGCACTTCCCCCTCACTTGTTTTCAATTAGAAGCAAGCAGCAAGCTTCTAAACTCACAACATGAAGCTTGGGCCAACATTTCTGCCAGTTATCTTTCTACCAATCGAGGTAGAAGGAAAACTGCTGACCCCCCCAACTACAAAAGTAATCAAGACGCTACCTAACGagttgaaaaaaatataacCGGCTACTGAAGCGTGTGTGCGAGACGGCCGCGACTCACGCAAGATCACGGCGTCCGGTTTGCTGCCTTTGCTTCGGTTTTGCTGGACGAGAGGCGCGAAGGACACGGCCAAAATGTTCTTGCTCTCCCAAGAGCTCTGACCGGTTCTGGTGATCTGCGTCAACTGCAAAGTCCAAACAAATACCAAACAGTAATTAAACTGTGTATAGTTGATCGGCATGACGCTCACTAACTCGCTCATAGCCGACTGAGACTTGGAGGGTGAAAGTGATTCGACGCAAATTTTGGTgaattttattatgattattattattattattattattattactctaatTTTATTGGCGTATACGTTTGCTTCGTTATAGAAACAAACACTTTAAGACAATTTCAAGCTTGGGTAAAAATATCTAGAAATACACTTAAGCAGCTTTGtataaaaacaatcaaataaagaaagccatatttataaaaaaaaaaaaaaaaacactatattaGTTGAATTGGCCTATATTCACAAATGCTGGATTTGATGCACATGTtttaaaataagtttttttttgcttttaatgaTCTGTAAATGGACTAATAGGTGTGAAAATACTCTAAGAGCGTCATCAGGCTCAAAGTAGtagcggggggaaaaaaacgaaaTATGGACAACATTGCAATGTTCTATGCTGCTACACAAAACAATATTCTGGATTAACAAATATTTAACAAGATCATTCTATAGTGTATGTTTGTAAATACAAACTAATCGTTTCTCCTCAagtgtgaaataaaacaaacgcGCCATCAGTTAGCGGTGAGAGAACGTCGCTTATTAAGCTTAtagagttgattttttttttacctgatcTTCAATGGGCATGACCAGAATGCCTCCGATTTTCAGCATGACCTTCATGTAGTTCTCGTGGTCTTTCTGAACTCCGGCTCCACAGTAGATGCGATCGTACTGATGGCTGTCTGACGAGATCTCTAAACAGTTTCCCACGACAAAATTGGGCTCACAGAACTCAAACCTGAAACAGATCGCTTAGATTATACATACACTCTTGTCATGTATGTCAGCCCAGTCGGGacgctcgattctgattggacagaaggcgCTGGTTAATTTTCTCTGCTGTTGATGTAAGCCAGTCAGTAAATCTCCCACAACAGGAAGGTCTTCGGGACAAATCTGAGGGATTTCTTTTGAGAGCGCTATGGAAAGACTGCAATGTTTTTCATTAATTTGCCGTTGTACAAGAGGAACAAAAAACACTTCGctgtgtgctgttctaggaaaataatcaacacgaCATGGAGTTTTATTGCTTGCTGCTTTTATAGAGCAGAAACTCtgcgtttatagctgctgtaatataAGTGATAACTTGTTTCCTCGACATTAAATGGGACCGTAAACAGATAAAATGAAGGTCGTCCTTTAATGAACAAAACGTAATCGCTGGCAAACAGCTCCGAAGTCAGGACCGTAAAGGTGACTCTGATTATTTTCTCTACTCACTTGTCAAAGCTGTCACTGTTTGTAATGAATTCCTCCAGTTTCTCTCTTGCATATTCCACCACGTCCTTGTGGAGCTCCACGCCATGATTTACTCCAAACGGACCTGCGGGGGGTGGAAAGAATTCTCGTTATTCCCAAGATATATCTCATACCTGAACGCAATACTCAAAACATGGCTCTGAAGACAGAACTGCAGTCAACACAATCATTACTGGCACTGGCGATCCCTGACCTTCTTCTGAGAACAGAATACAGTGTGTAAAGTCGGCATCTCACCGATGATCAGGCCCACCATTGTGCTCAGGTATCCTGTCCCGCTGCCCAGATTGAGGAAGGAGAGTCCTTGCTGCAGCTTCAGCGCCTCCATGACCTCGGAATAGATGCACGGGGCTGAAAGGTGGATGTTGCCGTGCTTCCAGGCCAAGTCTTTGTAGGCGTTTTCTCTGTATCCATCTAAGTAGTAATTCCCGCGGTCTATAGCCCTGAACGCCTGCTCCACCCTGTCCGTGCGGATGTACTGCGCTTCCTTCAGGTTGTCGATCAGGTCGTCGTTGTCCTCGCCGGCGCTCACAGCTCCGCCCATGGTCCCGTTCTCAccacgagagagagacagagagaaagagaaaggaaaaaaaaagaacaaacaaggAGAGGTTCACAAAGGTGACCTCTCTTCACGTCCCCGGGGTAATATTTCTTCCAATCGGATGGACGGATAGACGGACTGACGAACGGCGTGACGATTTAAATCCTTTGTGGTCACTttagatcatcatcatcatcatcatcaccacatgTCTAGGGGAAgagaagacaaaaacaaaagcatgctGGTTTACATCACGTCAAATGCTGCACCAACAAGTTTTCAGTGGCGGTTGAAATACCACCCTCTACTGGAAATCTCTATGAACCTCTCGAgtgtattata
This genomic window from Ictalurus punctatus breed USDA103 chromosome 1, Coco_2.0, whole genome shotgun sequence contains:
- the pcmtd1 gene encoding protein-L-isoaspartate O-methyltransferase domain-containing protein 1 yields the protein MGGAVSAGEDNDDLIDNLKEAQYIRTDRVEQAFRAIDRGNYYLDGYRENAYKDLAWKHGNIHLSAPCIYSEVMEALKLQQGLSFLNLGSGTGYLSTMVGLIIGPFGVNHGVELHKDVVEYAREKLEEFITNSDSFDKFEFCEPNFVVGNCLEISSDSHQYDRIYCGAGVQKDHENYMKVMLKIGGILVMPIEDQLTQITRTGQSSWESKNILAVSFAPLVQQNRSKGSKPDAVILPPLSVRSLQDLARIYIRRTLRNLTNDETASKGTGPRVPQKRKRRRCRRGRRHRVNTYVFVGNQLIPQPIESEEDERIDEEDSKEEEQDKEVEKDKPEQPQVNLLRDKVLSLPLPESLKAYLLYYREK